The proteins below are encoded in one region of Brassica napus cultivar Da-Ae chromosome A6, Da-Ae, whole genome shotgun sequence:
- the LOC106346895 gene encoding thaumatin-like protein, with product MASLNLFNFALLLLISHASASTVVFFNKCRYPVWPGIQPSAGQNILAGGGFKLPANKAYTLQLPPLWSGRFWGRHGCTFDGSGRGRCATGDCGGSLTCNGAGGSPPATLAEITLGQELDFYDVSLVDGYNLAMSIMPVKGRGQCSYAGCVSDLNRMCPVGLQVRSRNGKRVLACKSACSAFNSPQYCCTGTFGNPLTCKPTSYSRIFKVACPKAYSYAYDDPTSIATCSKANYIVTFCPHHRR from the exons ATGGCTTCACTAAACCTCTTCAACTTCGCTCTCCTTCTTCTTATCTCTCACGCTTCAG CTTCAACGGTAGTATTCTTCAACAAATGCAGATACCCAGTGTGGCCAGGCATCCAGCCCAGCGCCGGCCAAAACATACTCGCCGGCGGTGGATTTAAGCTTCCGGCTAACAAAGCCTACACCCTTCAGCTCCCACCGCTTTGGTCCGGCCGCTTCTGGGGTCGCCACGGCTGCACATTCGACGGATCTGGCCGTGGTCGCTGCGCCACCGGAGATTGCGGCGGTTCTCTCACTTGCAACGGAGCTGGCGGTTCACCTCCGGCCACTCTCGCAGAAATCACCCTTGGCCAAGAGCTTGACTTCTATGACGTCAGCCTCGTCGACGG TTATAACCTCGCGATGTCGATAATGCCGGTGAAAGGTAGAGGTCAATGTAGCTACGCCGGTTGTGTGAGCGATCTAAACCGGATGTGTCCGGTTGGGTTACAAGTCCGGTCACGCAACGGGAAACGGGTGTTAGCCTGTAAAAGCGCTTGCTCTGCCTTCAACTCACCACAGTACTGTTGTACCGGCACGTTCGGTAACCCACTCACCTGCAAGCCAACGTCTTACTCCAGAATCTTCAAGGTCGCTTGCCCTAAAGCTTATTCATACGCTTACGACGACCCAACCAGCATCGCAACTTGTTCCAAGGCTAACTACATCGTCACCTTTTGCCCTCACCATCGCCGTTAA
- the LOC106346896 gene encoding ERAD-associated E3 ubiquitin-protein ligase component HRD3A yields MRISGYGIVVLSVFLFYFIDHSVHARPVVLVLSNDDLNSGGDDPGVGDSSDFDEFGESEPKSEEELDPGSWRRMFEPDDDSTVEAASPQYYSGLHKILSAASEGNDRLMEEAVEEIEAASSSGDPHSQSLMGFVYGTGMMREKSKSKSFLHHSFAAEGGNMQSKMTLAFTYLRQDMHDKAVKLYAELAETAVNSFLISKDSPVVEPTRIHSGTEENKGALRKSRGEEDEDFQILEYQAQKGNAAAMYKIGLFYYFGLRGLRRDHTKALHWFSKAVEKGEPRSMELLGEIYARGAGVERNYTKALEWLTLAAKEGLYSAFNGIGYLYVKGYGVEKKNYTKAKEYFEKAVDNEDPSGHYNLGVLYLKGIGVKRDVRQATKYFFVAANAGQPKAFYQLAKMFHTGVGLKKNLEMATSFYKLVAERGPWSSLSRWALEAYLKGDVGKALILYSRMAEMGYEVAQSNAAWILDKYGERSMCMGVSGFCTDKERHERAHSLWWRASEQGNEHAALLIGDAYYYGRGTERDYVRAAEAYMHAKSQSNAQAMFNLGYMHEHGQGLPFDLHLAKRYYDQALQSDAAAKLPVTLALASLWLRRNYADTFLVRVVDSLPEVYPKVETWVENVVFDEGNATILTLFVCLITILYLRERQRRQVVVPDPVGGDVAQPLDADVAQHLAAFPR; encoded by the exons ATGAGAATCTCAGGCTACGGAATCGTTGTTCTCTCtgtatttttattctatttcaTCGATCATAGCGTTCACGCTCGTCCCGTTGTCCTCGTCCTCTCCAACGACGATCTCAACAGCGGCGGAGACGATCCCGGAGTCGGAGACTCCTCCGACTTCGACGAATTCGGCGAATCCGAACCCAAGTCCGAAGAGGAGCTCGATCCCGGCTCGTGGCGACGGATGTTCGAGCCGGACGACGACTCAACCGTCGAAGCCGCGTCGCCGCAGTACTACTCCGGCCTCCACAAGATTCTCTCGGCGGCGAGCGAGGGAAACGACAGGTTGATGGAGGAAGCCGTGGAGGAGATAGAGGCTGCTTCTTCGTCCGGAGATCCGCACTCGCAGTCGCTGATGGGATTCGTCTACGGGACAGGGATGATGAGGGAGAAGAGCAAAAGCAAATCCTTCCTTCACCATAGCTTTGCTGCTGAAGGTGGGAACATGCAGTCAAAGATGACACTTGCCTTCACGTATCTGCGACAAGAT ATGCATGATAAAGCTGTGAAGCTATATGCTGAGCTAGCAGAAACCGCTGTGAATAGTTTCCTGATCTCAAAGGACTCTCCCGTGGTGGAACCAACTAGGATCCATAGCGGGACTGAAGAGAACAAAGGCGCTCTAAGGAAGTCACGAGGGGAGGAGGATGAGGATTTCCAGATATTGGAGTATCAAGCACAGAAAGGCAATGCTGCGGCTATGTACAAGATTGGACTGTTCTATTACTTTGGTCTGCGAGGGTTAAGGCGTGATCACACCAAGGCGTTGCACTGGTTTTCGAAGGCGGTGGAGAAAGGAGAGCCGAGGTCTATGGAGCTTCTTGGGGAGATATATGCTCGAGGAGCTGGTGTTGAGAGAAATTATACCAAGGCGCTTGAATGGCTTACACTTGCTGCTAAAGAAGGTCTCTATTCAGCGTTTAATGGGATTGGCTACTTGTATGTTAAAGGCTATGGAGTAGAGAAGAAAAACTACACTAAG GcaaaagaatattttgaaaAGGCTGTTGACAATGAAGACCCCAGTGGGCATTATAACCTTGGGGTTCTGTATCTTAAAGGCATCGGAGTCAAAAGGGATGTGAGACAGGCAACAAAATACTTCTTTGTTGCTGCAAATGCTGGTCAGCCAAAGGCTTTCTATCAACTCGCCAAGATGTTCCATACTGGAGTTGGGCTTAAGAAGAACCTGGAAATG GCCACTTCGTTCTATAAGTTAGTAGCAGAGAGAGGACCATGGAGTTCTCTCTCTAGATGGGCACTTGAAGCTTACCTTAAAGGTGATGTGGGAAAGGCTTTAATCTTATACTCAAGAATGGCAGAGATGGGTTATGAAGTAGCTCAAAGTAATGCTGCATGGATCCTCGATAAATACGGTGAAAGAAGCATGTGCATGGGAGTATCTGGATTTTGCACAGACAAGGAGAGACATGAGAGAGCACATTCTTTGTGGTGGCGTGCCTCTGAACAAGGCAATGAACATGCTGCTCTGCTTATTGGAGATGCATATTACTATGGCCGG GGAACGGAGAGAGATTATGTGCGTGCGGCTGAGGCATACATGCATGCTAAATCACAGTCAAACGCGCAAGCAATGTTCAACCTAGGTTACATGCATGAGCATGGACAAGGGCTTCCCTTTGACCTGCATCTAGCAAAACGTTACTATGATCAAGCACTTCAGAGCGATGCAGCAGCTAAATTGCCAGTCACACTTGCTCTCGCCAGCTTATGGCTACGTAGAAACTATGCTGATACCTTCCTG GTGAGAGTTGTGGACTCGTTACCAGAAGTTTATCCAAAGGTAGAGACTTGGGTTGAGAATGTGGTATTTGACGAAGGTAACGCCACAATCCTCACACTTTTTGTCTGCCTTATTACGATTCTATATCTCCGAGAGAGACAACGAAGACAAGTCGTTGTCCCCGATCCAGTGGGAGGCGATGTGGCTCAACCTCTTGATGCTGACGTTGCACAACACCTTGCTGCGTTCCCACGGTGA
- the LOC106346898 gene encoding protein FLOURY 1-like — MGFASFLNLSSKVDGFGCGLFVFCSFSQILNLFFLVCLLALSLKFLLFKCPSSFLQSLEKIYRVSPKIECCSSFDQDNSKDGFVSKSCLVDELDQKKAIILHWNPDSADELKKSCENCDKLLLSDELNLRTNRDTAPASSETEESEDEEESREDQVFDVITLRKMVKRERKRGDGLKMELEKERRAAETAAGEAMAMLLKLRMEKSAVEMEANQYKRVAEQKQVYDQEVIQSLQWMLMKLDDGDNNKIQD; from the coding sequence ATGGGTTTTGCTTCATTTCTCAATCTTTCGAGTAAAGTCGATGGCTTTGGATGTGGGCTCTTCGTTTTTTGCAGTTTCTCTCAGATtctcaatctcttctttctcgTTTGCTTGCTTGCTTTGTCACTCAAGTTTCTGCTCTTCAAGTGTCCTTCCTCGTTTCTACAGTCTCTAGAGAAGATATATCGAGTCTCTCCGAAGATTGAGTGTTGCAGTTCCTTCGATCAAGACAACAGCAAAGATGGGTTTGTATCCAAATCTTGTTTGGTTGATGAGCTGGAtcagaagaaagctatcatctTACACTGGAACCCTGATTCTGCTGATGAATTGAAGAAGAGCTGTGAGAACTGTGATAAACTTCTTCTAAGCGACGAGCTTAATCTCAGAACGAACAGAGACACTGCTCCAGCGTCATCGGAGACAGAGGAAAGCGAGGACGAGGAGGAGTCACGTGAAGATCAGGTGTTCGACGTTATTACTCTGAGAAAAATGgtgaagagagagaggaaacGCGGAGATGGTTTGAAGATGGAGCTGGAGAAGGAGAGAAGAGCGGCGGAAACAGCTGCTGGAGAAGCCATGGCTATGCTTCTGAAGCTACGGATGGAGAAGAGCGCGGTGGAGATGGAGGCGAATCAGTACAAGAGAGTCGCGGAACAGAAGCAAGTCTATGACCAAGAAGTGATTCAATCGTTACAGTGGATGTTGATGAAGCTCGATGACGGAGATAATAATAAGATTCAAGACTAA